GGTGCCTAGTCTTAAAGCCATGGTTAGAGATTATTAGTTTGTAAGAGGGTTAGTTGAAGAAGAAATTGACATCAAAGCGATTAATCTAGAAAGAAATTGGAATCGGTGATAAGTGAAGCCTTGACAAGAAAGGCAGAAATATGTTAAGTGTATAAACAAATATGTTAAgcttctttatttcattgacaAGGTTAAATGCATGTCATCTCTCCAGGTCTATAGTTCAAGTGAATATACTCGCGTGCTTGTTATATGTGGTCCTGGAAACAATGGCGGGGATGGTCTTGTAGCTGCTCGACACTTGCATCACTTTGGTTATAATCCCTCCATTTGTTATCCAAAACGGTCCAATGAATTTCTTTTTGTTAGTTTGGTTACCCAGGTAAAGGATATGACATGAAATTCTTGAACCTCAATACTTCTAGTTTATTTGAGGTGTTAATGGATGTGAGAATTTTTGTAGCTTGAATCACTGTCAGTTCCATTCTTGCCGGTGGAAGATTTATCCTTGCAGCTTTCAAGTGACTTTGATATTATAGTGGATGCAATTTTTGGATTCTCATTCCAGGGTAATACTTCCTCCCTCAGTTTCTATTAGACCTTCACAttagtttttttgtttttgattgaACAGAATTTCCATTAATCAAAAAATGAATCATTACAAAACCAGGCATCTGCAGACCAGTTGCCTCTCAAATTCAAAACTACATTTGGGAACCTATACTAATAACATATAAGAGGGCTAGTTCCTATAAACATCATCTATACACCAACTCCTACAGCAACAAAACAGTAAATACATCTATGGAAAACAATTGAAATTATGCAAAGTAGTCTGCCAAGCAGCTATATTCCTGCTTCTGATGTGGATGTGCCATGCAATCTCCCTACAAATCTTCACAGCATCACATCTTCCATTCTGAAATCGATGGAGTTCCTCTCCTGACAAATAGAATATATCATCATAGCAAATGTGCAGCTTGTAATAGAGGCCAGTCCATTTTTCCTTTTAGTCATCTTGCATATCCATTCCAGTTCCTCCTGCCAGGTGCCAACAGCTCTACCAAAACCAAGTCAGATTAACAGTCtagtccatatgttgttggtatAAGAACAGGTGTTCAAAAGTTTCCACACCCCTTGTACAGAAAACACAAATCCATAGGAACATCATTACCAAATTTCTTTAATCTATCTACTGTAGTCAGTCTTTGATGAGCAGCTAAACACAAGTTGAATTTGAATCTGGGGTGAATTTGAAGGCCAATACTTCTATTGAAAGCTATATAAACTAATGTTGTATGCCAAACTTGTTAGTCTTATTCTTTGCTTAAGTTGGTTTTAACCACTCTTTATCCACCATAAGTGTGTGTATGCAGCATTGGATGTAATTTGCTGTTATTGAGGACTTTGACCATTATCCTCACTTAATAGTGTGATTCTTCTTTACTTAGGGACCTTGTATGCTTCCtctccttttccttttcttttaattatttagGATTGTTTCATAGATAGAGTACTCAGTACAGACAACCCAAGGCCACCGTTTGATAGTCTCATTAGAAGGCTGGTCTCCATAAGAAACCAGCAACAGACACATGAGAAACCAGCTGTTGTTATATCTGTGGACATACCTTCCGGTTGGCATGTGGAAGAGGGAGACGTCTGTGGTGAAGGCATTGAACCTGATATGCTGGTATGCAGTTGTTAAGTACTCACATTCTATTGTTATCATGCGTTTGTCTCATTGATACCTCTGCTTTTCCTTTGAGAATCAAGTCAAATACCTAAAGAAAATGTTGGACATTCACTGTGTAGGTCTCTTTGACTGCTCCAAAATTGTGTGCCAAAATGTTTTGTGGCCCACATCATTTTTTAGGTGGAAGATTTGTTCCACAATCCATCATAGACAAATTCAAGCTAAAACTTCCATCATATCCTGGCACTTCAATGTGTGTTAGAATTGGAAACCTTCCCAATTTATCAGCACAGAAGGGAATATTTGCAGCTTCTGCATCTCTTGAGGTGGAGGAAGATCCTATTGATCAGGTTGAGTTTGAATGAAAAGTAGAAGCTTAACATCTATTATATCTGGATCTTTGACTCCCTTGTGGTGATTTTGTCGCAAATTTATCACATAATCCAGAAATGTATGCACACTTCTTTTCTTAAAGCAATGCAGTATATTTATATTTGTGGCAATAAAAGCCCCATTGTGATTGTAGTTTCAAAAGTGGCTTGGTGATGCATTGGCAGCTGGCGTCAAAGAACCCCATTATATGGTCCTATCAACATCTTGTAAAGATGCAAAACCGTAAGCCTTTCTAGCTTCAAGTTTCTCGTCTTTAAATGGTCCGCAAGTTGGTATAACAGTGATTTTTTGCCTGATATTGACTATATGGTATTTCTTCTTCCCAGTTCATCGCGAATGATATCATTGGAAGGAGTAAAGGAAGATGGTTTTGTCTGGTGAGCTCCTTAATTATTTCTGAAGTGTATATAGTCTATTTAATGACATCCTTCTTGTTTCTCCAGGCACACCAACTATGGGAGTCGCAAGGCTCGTGAAATTTCTGAAAATCCTCATGCGTCACTTCTCTTTTACTGGGGTCCTTTGAAGTGCCAGGTTAAAAATGATTCCACCTTTCGCACTTTCCTGCATTTTGAGAGAGCACTTATATCTAGTGACATTGTGTTATATTGGTGTGACTATTAACAATTTAGCGTAGATGAAAATGTC
The nucleotide sequence above comes from Lycium barbarum isolate Lr01 chromosome 3, ASM1917538v2, whole genome shotgun sequence. Encoded proteins:
- the LOC132632764 gene encoding pyridoxine/pyridoxamine 5'-phosphate oxidase 1, chloroplastic-like isoform X1, whose translation is MEEISYVSRQEAIEIDHVLMGPLGFTLDQLMELAGLSVASAIGEVYSSSEYTRVLVICGPGNNGGDGLVAARHLHHFGYNPSICYPKRSNEFLFVSLVTQLESLSVPFLPVEDLSLQLSSDFDIIVDAIFGFSFQDRVLSTDNPRPPFDSLIRRLVSIRNQQQTHEKPAVVISVDIPSGWHVEEGDVCGEGIEPDMLVSLTAPKLCAKMFCGPHHFLGGRFVPQSIIDKFKLKLPSYPGTSMCVRIGNLPNLSAQKGIFAASASLEVEEDPIDQFQKWLGDALAAGVKEPHYMVLSTSCKDAKPSSRMISLEGVKEDGFVWHTNYGSRKAREISENPHASLLFYWGPLKCQVRVEGFVEQVSDEESDQYFSSLPRDTQIRPIVSKQSTLIHEREGLHQQYKELEEKYHDRTSIPRPKHWGGYRLIPEFFEFWQGEESQVHLKLRYYAEVIDGRRVWRIHRLVPQLAESASSS
- the LOC132632764 gene encoding pyridoxine/pyridoxamine 5'-phosphate oxidase 1, chloroplastic-like isoform X2, whose product is MEEISYVSRQEAIEIDHVLMGPLGFTLDQLMELAGLSVASAIGEVYSSSEYTRVLVICGPGNNGGDGLVAARHLHHFGYNPSICYPKRSNEFLFVSLVTQLESLSVPFLPVEDLSLQLSSDFDIIVDAIFGFSFQDNPRPPFDSLIRRLVSIRNQQQTHEKPAVVISVDIPSGWHVEEGDVCGEGIEPDMLVSLTAPKLCAKMFCGPHHFLGGRFVPQSIIDKFKLKLPSYPGTSMCVRIGNLPNLSAQKGIFAASASLEVEEDPIDQFQKWLGDALAAGVKEPHYMVLSTSCKDAKPSSRMISLEGVKEDGFVWHTNYGSRKAREISENPHASLLFYWGPLKCQVRVEGFVEQVSDEESDQYFSSLPRDTQIRPIVSKQSTLIHEREGLHQQYKELEEKYHDRTSIPRPKHWGGYRLIPEFFEFWQGEESQVHLKLRYYAEVIDGRRVWRIHRLVPQLAESASSS